A portion of the Nitrospirae bacterium CG2_30_53_67 genome contains these proteins:
- a CDS encoding LPS export ABC transporter ATP-binding protein, giving the protein MTSDHAVQNPKRLRAVGLVKRYNGTPAVRGVDLVVEPGEIVGLLGPNGAGKTTTFYMIVGLIQADRGQVFLGDQEMTHDPMVIRARKGISYLPQEASVFQKLTVEQNLTAILETLRLTAMERKQRLETLLRDFGITHLRRQKAYTLSGGERRRVEIARALVVSPALILLDEPFAGIDPIAVGDIQGIIAQLKEKGIGVLITDHNAREMLKIADRLYIMIKGGIQISGPPEAVTRDPVVRNQYLGHDFEVL; this is encoded by the coding sequence GTGACGTCTGATCATGCGGTTCAGAACCCGAAGAGATTACGGGCGGTCGGCCTTGTGAAACGATACAATGGGACTCCCGCCGTGCGAGGCGTGGACCTTGTGGTGGAACCGGGTGAGATCGTGGGATTGCTCGGTCCCAACGGCGCCGGAAAGACCACGACTTTTTATATGATTGTCGGACTGATTCAGGCGGATCGAGGGCAGGTCTTTCTCGGTGACCAGGAGATGACCCATGACCCCATGGTGATCCGAGCCAGAAAGGGGATCAGCTATCTTCCTCAGGAGGCTTCGGTATTCCAGAAGCTGACGGTCGAGCAGAATTTGACGGCGATTCTCGAGACTCTCCGCCTGACGGCCATGGAGCGGAAACAAAGGCTTGAAACCTTGCTCCGGGATTTCGGGATCACCCATCTTCGCAGACAAAAGGCCTATACCCTGTCCGGCGGCGAAAGACGCAGGGTGGAGATTGCCCGCGCCCTGGTCGTCTCTCCGGCGCTGATCCTGCTGGATGAGCCCTTTGCGGGGATTGATCCGATCGCCGTGGGCGACATCCAGGGAATCATCGCCCAATTGAAGGAGAAAGGGATCGGGGTTTTAATTACGGATCATAACGCGAGAGAGATGTTGAAAATTGCCGACAGGTTGTATATAATGATAAAAGGAGGAATACAGATCAGCGGGCCGCCCGAGGCGGTGACCCGAGATCCGGTGGTAAGAAATCAATATCTCGGTCATGATTTTGAAGTTTTATAG
- a CDS encoding LPS export ABC transporter periplasmic protein LptC, with product MRYFVSDFIRGNHSRLFFAALAVLVSLPIFFLMLREGAFRQRGDIVQAPKTRADLSIRKFHFTERGNGEQKWEIWAERAERFLDRSQVHMDQVRVEYPLNQGGWVHLSSLLGDYFEKEKRIELSGDVQVVTDSGYTLYADRLVWEKEKNLISSEQPVKLVTSGYRVSGGRMSYRTDLRKVELTGGIQTVITPDTQEERKKP from the coding sequence TTGAGGTATTTTGTGAGCGATTTTATCCGGGGGAATCACTCCCGCCTCTTTTTCGCAGCTCTGGCGGTTCTGGTTTCCCTCCCGATTTTTTTCTTGATGTTAAGAGAGGGGGCATTCAGGCAAAGGGGGGACATTGTTCAGGCGCCAAAGACCCGCGCCGATCTTTCCATCCGGAAATTTCATTTTACGGAACGGGGCAACGGAGAACAGAAATGGGAGATTTGGGCGGAGCGTGCGGAGCGTTTTCTGGACCGGTCGCAGGTTCACATGGATCAGGTCAGGGTGGAGTATCCGCTGAATCAAGGGGGGTGGGTCCATCTGTCGAGCCTTCTCGGAGATTATTTCGAAAAGGAGAAACGCATTGAACTCTCCGGAGATGTCCAGGTCGTGACCGATTCAGGGTATACCCTCTATGCCGACCGGCTCGTCTGGGAAAAGGAGAAAAACCTGATTTCTTCCGAGCAGCCGGTGAAGCTGGTTACGTCCGGATACCGGGTGAGCGGCGGCCGGATGTCTTATCGTACGGATCTTCGTAAAGTGGAATTGACCGGAGGAATTCAGACCGTGATTACGCCTGACACACAGGAAGAAAGAAAAAAGCCTTGA